ATGCCATATTTGTGATGAAACATCATGAACACTAAGGGCTGTTTCTTGACAGGTTTTGATAACAGCATCTATGTATCTCTTCTCAAAGGAGTGTTTCTTGAGAACATATAGTTTTCCTAACATGCTTGCTACTCCAAGAACTTCTTTAGTCTTGTGGTCCTGCATAACACAAtaattctttgaaaatatgaaacgAATAGAGGAAGAATTGCATATTTTACTAATGGACAATAAGTTGAACTTTAAATCTGGCACAAGGAGAACGTCTTCAAAATAGATTTTGTTAGGAAAGGTTACAGTCCCTGAGCCCTTTATAGAGTGTCTAGTACCATCTGCTAAATGTATACATGCATCAGACATTTTAAGTTTGGGTTTATCAAACAAATCAGAGTTGTTGCACATATGAGCTGTTGCTCCACTATCCAAAATCCACATATGAGAATCCAAATTATTCAAAACAGAATTTTCAGAGATTTTACCTGAGAATTCAATATCATTCAAGTTGGCAGAGCTTGATGTTTGTGCTTCTGAAGCTCCAAAATATTTCTGTAGTTCCGTCCTTATGAGTTCACTCATTGATTTCTCATCTACCACACTGTGCACATTCTCTTCAATTTGTGCAGCTGCTGTCAATTTATTGTTCATAGTTCCTGACTTCTTTCTTTGATCAACCAACGTCTTATACCAGTCCGGATAACCATATATTtcgaaacaaacttcctttaaaTGGCCTGATTTGCCACATTGTTTGCAGACTTGGTTT
The genomic region above belongs to Sesamum indicum cultivar Zhongzhi No. 13 unplaced genomic scaffold, S_indicum_v1.0 C01232, whole genome shotgun sequence and contains:
- the LOC105155276 gene encoding uncharacterized protein LOC105155276, which gives rise to MDPVPGVSKAYAMILRVEKEKEEPPNTSQIMAMQVYKRPEFQKKKSFADKRNQVCKQCGKSGHLKEVCFEIYGYPDWYKTLVDQRKKSGTMNNKLTAAAQIEENVHSVVDEKSMSELIRTELQKYFGASEAQTSSSANLNDIEFSGKISENSVLNNLDSHMWILDSGATAHMCNNSDLFDKPKLKMSDACIHLADGTRHSIKGSGTDHKTKEVLGVASMLGKLYVLKKHSFEKRYIDAVIKTCQETALSVHDVSSQIWHNRLGHISFN